From Caminibacter mediatlanticus TB-2, the proteins below share one genomic window:
- the gatC gene encoding Asp-tRNA(Asn)/Glu-tRNA(Gln) amidotransferase subunit GatC: MRINEELIKKLENLAMVEINNKEEMAKNLSEIVEFVELLNEIDTSNIDAAFRTIDATTPLREDIPQKSEVIEKVLKNAPKSKDGYFIVPKIIE; encoded by the coding sequence ATGAGAATTAATGAAGAGTTAATAAAAAAATTAGAAAATTTAGCAATGGTTGAGATTAATAATAAAGAAGAAATGGCAAAAAATTTAAGTGAAATAGTGGAGTTTGTTGAACTTTTAAATGAAATTGATACTTCAAATATAGATGCTGCTTTTAGGACAATAGATGCTACTACACCTTTAAGAGAAGATATTCCACAAAAAAGTGAAGTAATAGAAAAAGTGTTAAAAAATGCACCAAAAAGCAAAGATGGGTATTTTATAGTACCTAAAATTATAGAATAA
- a CDS encoding type IV pilus twitching motility protein PilT, whose product MAVNFTLDALLASVTEYNASDLHLVVNAEPMLRIDGKLLPLKLPKLENEDIVNLCYSVLTDKQKKELEENLELDFSFENPGIGRFRANYYYERGNLAAAFRIIPPKPLSLDELNAPAIFKKLIRNDKGLILVTGPTGSGKSTTLAAMLNEINENFHKHVITIEDPIEFVHEHKKSLFSQREVGRDTKSFLNALRASLREDPDVILIGEMRDKETIGAALTAAETGHLVFATLHTNSADQTINRIVNVFPAEEQDQIRTQLSMALSAVISQVLIPKIGGGRIAAHEIMINNPAIANLIRENKIQQIYSQMQLNQGVTGMQTMNQILAELVRKHIITKEDAMAKTTKPEELRRLIGI is encoded by the coding sequence ATGGCTGTTAATTTTACATTAGATGCTCTTTTAGCATCTGTTACAGAATATAATGCGAGTGATTTGCATTTAGTTGTAAATGCTGAACCAATGCTTAGAATTGATGGAAAATTGCTTCCTTTAAAGCTTCCAAAATTAGAAAATGAAGATATTGTAAATTTATGTTATTCAGTGCTTACTGATAAGCAAAAAAAAGAGTTAGAAGAAAATTTAGAACTTGATTTTTCTTTTGAAAATCCAGGTATTGGAAGGTTTAGGGCTAATTATTATTATGAAAGAGGAAATTTAGCAGCTGCATTTAGGATTATTCCACCAAAGCCTCTTAGTTTAGATGAGTTAAATGCTCCTGCTATTTTTAAAAAGTTAATTAGAAATGATAAAGGGCTTATTTTAGTTACTGGTCCAACAGGTAGTGGTAAATCGACAACTCTTGCAGCAATGCTTAATGAAATAAATGAGAATTTTCACAAACATGTAATTACTATTGAAGACCCAATCGAATTTGTACATGAACATAAGAAATCTCTTTTTTCTCAAAGAGAAGTTGGAAGAGATACGAAATCATTTTTAAATGCTCTAAGAGCATCTCTAAGAGAAGACCCTGATGTTATATTAATTGGTGAGATGAGAGATAAAGAAACAATAGGTGCAGCACTAACTGCTGCTGAAACAGGGCATTTAGTGTTTGCAACACTTCATACAAATAGTGCAGACCAAACAATTAATAGAATTGTAAATGTATTCCCAGCAGAAGAGCAAGACCAAATTAGAACTCAGCTTTCAATGGCTTTAAGTGCAGTGATTTCTCAGGTTTTAATTCCAAAAATTGGTGGAGGAAGAATTGCAGCACATGAGATTATGATTAATAATCCAGCTATTGCAAACTTAATTAGAGAAAACAAAATTCAACAGATTTATTCTCAAATGCAACTTAACCAAGGTGTTACAGGAATGCAAACAATGAATCAAATTTTGGCAGAGCTTGTAAGAAAGCATATAATCACAAAAGAAGATGCAATGGCAAAAACAACTAAGCCAGAAGAATTAAGGAGACTTATTGGAATCTGA
- a CDS encoding AtpZ/AtpI family protein, which produces MEKKGKVGKTIEGAEKLSLGISIVVAILMGIGIGIWMKNTFHHSWLLWLGVFWGVGAAIMNIRIEYKKIKKELDDVAKDPKYKNYKIKKEEDDILEDFEK; this is translated from the coding sequence ATGGAAAAAAAAGGAAAAGTTGGCAAAACAATTGAAGGGGCTGAAAAGCTCTCTCTTGGTATTTCTATTGTAGTAGCAATTTTAATGGGAATTGGTATAGGTATATGGATGAAAAATACTTTTCATCACTCTTGGTTACTTTGGCTTGGAGTTTTTTGGGGAGTTGGAGCAGCTATTATGAATATAAGAATTGAATATAAAAAAATAAAAAAAGAACTTGACGATGTAGCAAAAGACCCAAAATATAAAAACTATAAAATAAAAAAAGAAGAGGATGATATTTTGGAAGATTTTGAAAAATAA
- the ilvC gene encoding ketol-acid reductoisomerase codes for MSRLPIYYDKDCDLDLIKSKKVAMIGFGSQGHAHALNLRDSGVDVVVGLRKGSKSWEKAEKQGFKVLPVAEAVKEADVVMILLPDEIQPDVYYSEIEPNLKKGATIAFGHGFNIHYKLIKPREDLNVIMIAPKAPGHTVRSEFVKGGGIPDLIAVYQGGEEAKKLALSYASAIGGGRTGIIETTFKDETETDLFGEQAVLCGGVTSLIKAGFDTLVEAGYAPEMAYFECLHELKLIVDLLYEGGMANMRYSISNTAEYGDYVSGPRVIGEESRKAMKEILKEIQNGKFAKDFILERKAGYVRMNAERQLTEDSLLEKTGKELRKMMPWITKNKIVNPDEN; via the coding sequence ATGAGTAGACTACCTATATACTATGATAAAGATTGCGATTTAGATTTAATTAAAAGTAAAAAAGTTGCAATGATAGGATTTGGAAGCCAAGGACACGCTCATGCATTAAATCTTAGAGATAGTGGTGTTGATGTTGTTGTAGGTCTTAGAAAAGGAAGTAAATCTTGGGAAAAAGCTGAAAAACAAGGATTTAAAGTATTACCTGTTGCTGAGGCAGTAAAAGAGGCTGATGTAGTTATGATTTTACTTCCTGATGAAATTCAACCAGATGTATATTATTCTGAAATTGAACCAAACTTAAAAAAAGGTGCAACTATCGCATTTGGTCATGGATTTAATATTCATTATAAATTAATTAAACCAAGAGAAGATTTAAATGTTATTATGATTGCTCCAAAAGCACCTGGTCATACTGTTAGAAGTGAATTTGTAAAAGGTGGAGGAATTCCAGATTTAATTGCTGTTTATCAAGGTGGTGAAGAAGCTAAAAAATTAGCTTTATCTTATGCAAGTGCAATTGGCGGAGGAAGAACAGGAATTATTGAAACTACATTTAAAGATGAAACAGAAACTGACCTATTTGGAGAACAAGCAGTTTTATGTGGTGGTGTAACAAGTTTAATTAAAGCAGGTTTTGATACATTAGTAGAAGCTGGATATGCACCTGAGATGGCTTATTTTGAATGTTTACATGAATTAAAATTAATTGTTGATTTATTATATGAAGGTGGAATGGCTAATATGAGATACTCTATCTCAAATACTGCGGAATATGGAGATTATGTAAGTGGTCCAAGAGTTATTGGAGAAGAAAGTAGAAAAGCTATGAAAGAAATTTTAAAAGAAATCCAAAATGGTAAATTTGCAAAAGACTTTATTTTAGAAAGAAAAGCAGGATATGTAAGAATGAATGCTGAAAGACAACTTACAGAAGATAGCCTACTTGAAAAAACAGGAAAAGAACTAAGAAAAATGATGCCTTGGATTACAAAAAATAAAATTGTTAATCCGGATGAAAATTAA
- the hemL gene encoding glutamate-1-semialdehyde 2,1-aminomutase: protein MYQKRVKMGIFNEAQKYIVGGVNSPVRAFKSVGGEPPFIEKGEGAYIFDIEGNKYLDYIQSWGPLIFGHCDKDTQNAIIEAVKKGVSFGAPTKVEVELAKEVLELFPHLNLIRFVNSGTEATMSAIRLARGYTGKDDIIKFEGCYHGHSDSLLVSAGSGAATFGVPSSPGVPADFTKHTLLAKYNDIESVKKCFESGDVGCVIIEPIAGNMSLVPGEKEFLGELREICNHYGAVLIFDEVMSGFRASLRGSFDIYGIKADIVTFGKVIGGGMPVGAFAGKKEIMEKLSPVGPVYQAGTLSGNPVAMSAGLTVIKKLKENPEIYKELEDKAKKLMEGFSETSKENNIDFNYNVIGSMFGFFFNKKLPKNFDEVNESDTKRYAKFHNNMLKSGFYFAPSAYETGFICTPMNEKDIENTITTYSKIVKEI, encoded by the coding sequence TTGTATCAAAAAAGGGTTAAGATGGGAATTTTTAATGAAGCTCAAAAATATATTGTTGGAGGTGTTAATTCACCAGTTAGAGCATTTAAAAGTGTTGGAGGAGAACCACCATTTATTGAAAAAGGAGAAGGTGCTTATATTTTTGATATTGAAGGAAATAAATATTTAGATTACATTCAAAGTTGGGGACCATTAATTTTTGGGCATTGCGATAAAGATACTCAAAACGCAATAATTGAAGCAGTAAAAAAAGGAGTTAGTTTTGGGGCTCCTACAAAAGTAGAAGTTGAACTTGCAAAAGAAGTCTTAGAATTATTTCCTCATCTTAATTTAATTAGATTTGTAAATTCTGGGACTGAGGCTACTATGAGTGCTATTAGACTTGCAAGAGGTTATACAGGAAAAGATGATATTATTAAATTTGAAGGATGCTATCACGGACATAGTGATAGCCTACTTGTTAGTGCTGGAAGTGGAGCTGCTACTTTTGGAGTACCAAGCAGCCCAGGAGTTCCAGCTGACTTTACTAAACATACCCTTCTTGCAAAATATAATGACATTGAAAGTGTAAAGAAATGTTTTGAAAGTGGAGATGTTGGATGCGTTATAATTGAACCAATTGCTGGGAATATGAGCTTAGTACCAGGAGAAAAAGAATTTTTAGGAGAACTTCGTGAAATTTGTAATCATTATGGTGCTGTTTTAATTTTTGATGAAGTGATGAGTGGATTTAGAGCATCTCTTAGAGGAAGCTTTGATATTTATGGTATAAAAGCTGATATTGTTACTTTTGGTAAAGTAATTGGAGGAGGTATGCCAGTTGGAGCATTTGCTGGTAAAAAAGAAATAATGGAAAAACTCTCACCAGTAGGTCCAGTATATCAAGCAGGAACTCTATCTGGAAATCCCGTTGCTATGAGTGCAGGACTTACTGTAATTAAAAAACTAAAAGAAAATCCTGAAATTTATAAAGAGTTAGAAGATAAAGCAAAAAAATTAATGGAAGGTTTTAGTGAAACCTCAAAAGAAAATAATATTGATTTTAACTATAATGTAATTGGAAGTATGTTTGGATTTTTCTTTAATAAAAAACTACCTAAAAATTTTGATGAAGTAAATGAATCTGATACAAAAAGATATGCAAAATTTCATAATAATATGCTAAAAAGTGGCTTTTATTTTGCTCCAAGTGCATATGAAACAGGATTTATATGCACTCCAATGAATGAAAAAGATATTGAAAATACAATCACTACATATTCTAAAATTGTAAAAGAAATTTAA
- the minE gene encoding cell division topological specificity factor MinE: MSLFDIFKKKKSKEVAKDRLMMMLAYERATTKIDNLDGLKKDLIEVVKKYLNVKDIHIKNQSNQDFETLEVEIILDK; the protein is encoded by the coding sequence ATGAGTTTATTTGATATCTTTAAAAAGAAAAAGTCAAAAGAAGTTGCAAAAGATAGACTTATGATGATGCTTGCTTATGAAAGAGCAACTACAAAAATAGATAATTTAGATGGTTTAAAAAAAGATTTAATTGAAGTTGTTAAAAAATATTTAAATGTAAAAGACATTCATATAAAAAATCAATCAAATCAAGATTTTGAAACTTTAGAAGTAGAAATTATTTTAGATAAGTAA
- the queA gene encoding tRNA preQ1(34) S-adenosylmethionine ribosyltransferase-isomerase QueA: MESDLLVSNYDYDLPEELIAKYPITPRDEAKLLVYDRKKDKIIHTKFKNILDFVGDKRFIFNDTKVIKARIFGKKESGGRVELLLNRPFNNDFLVYIRGKVKRGTKLFFDRGLVAEVKELLEDGSRIVKFKCKMKNGEWKILDFYELVNILEEIGHIPLPPYIKRKDEEIDEKEYQTIFAKKEGAVAAPTASLHFTKNLLDKIEKKAYLTLHVGAGTFKPVEVEDIRFHKMHSEFFEIPKNTAKILDSNEEIVAVGTTATRTIEYYARTKKLKGECDLFLHPLNPPIRVNHLITNFHLPKSTLIMLVASFIGRKKTLEIYEIAKKEKYRFYSYGDAMLII; this comes from the coding sequence TTGGAATCTGATTTATTAGTAAGTAATTATGATTATGATTTACCAGAAGAGTTGATTGCAAAATATCCTATAACTCCACGAGATGAAGCTAAACTTTTAGTTTATGATAGAAAAAAAGATAAAATTATTCACACTAAATTTAAAAATATTTTAGATTTTGTTGGAGATAAAAGATTTATTTTTAATGATACAAAAGTAATTAAAGCAAGAATTTTTGGTAAAAAAGAGAGTGGAGGCAGGGTAGAATTACTTCTAAATAGGCCTTTTAATAATGACTTTTTAGTTTATATTAGAGGAAAAGTTAAAAGAGGAACTAAATTGTTTTTTGATAGAGGCTTAGTTGCTGAGGTTAAAGAATTGTTAGAAGATGGAAGTAGAATTGTAAAATTTAAATGTAAAATGAAAAATGGAGAATGGAAAATTTTAGATTTTTATGAATTAGTTAATATTTTAGAAGAAATAGGACATATACCTTTACCTCCTTATATTAAAAGAAAAGATGAAGAAATTGATGAAAAAGAATATCAAACTATTTTTGCAAAAAAAGAAGGAGCTGTTGCAGCACCAACTGCAAGTTTACATTTTACAAAAAATCTTTTAGATAAAATAGAAAAAAAAGCATACTTAACTTTGCATGTAGGAGCTGGGACTTTTAAACCTGTTGAAGTTGAAGATATTAGATTTCATAAAATGCATAGTGAGTTTTTTGAAATTCCTAAAAATACTGCTAAAATCTTAGATTCTAATGAAGAAATTGTAGCAGTTGGTACTACTGCTACAAGAACAATTGAATATTATGCAAGGACTAAAAAGTTAAAAGGAGAGTGTGATTTATTTTTACATCCTCTAAATCCTCCAATTAGAGTAAATCATTTAATTACAAATTTTCATCTTCCAAAATCTACACTAATTATGCTTGTAGCTTCTTTTATAGGGAGAAAAAAAACACTTGAAATTTATGAAATAGCAAAGAAAGAAAAATATAGATTTTATAGTTATGGTGACGCAATGCTTATAATTTAA
- a CDS encoding type II secretion system F family protein — MKWYKITFFYKGKQQDVIIKSLNKAEAIIDAKKLNKGLLVKVEEIPIPFEERMKLLKDIFLTRIVRKKLKYPSYISALRQLSVLIKAGISLKDALEDIGENSADPLIKEVFLNAAEAIDSGKSLSDVFAEYEEYLGGLSLAMVRLGEKTGDLAMAIDYLAQIYENMYENRRKMIKALRYPIITLIAIVVAFVFLILLVVPKFKAIFEQFHAQLPLPTRILLGIEYVLTNYGLLVLSIFIVIILLVIYFYKTSYKFKYQTDKLLLKTPLIGKIITFATLHRFLQTLSSLIKSGIPLLDALKISEGIVSNEVIKEKIKEIIRGINQGRNLAEMMNETKLLNFIALRMISAGEESGELDSMLEKAAKYYEDRFQDIVDNMQAAIEPIMLTIIGGLVLLLALGIFLPMWDLANAARNAM; from the coding sequence ATGAAATGGTATAAGATTACTTTTTTTTATAAAGGAAAACAACAAGATGTAATTATAAAGTCATTAAATAAAGCGGAAGCAATAATTGATGCAAAAAAACTTAATAAAGGATTATTGGTAAAAGTAGAAGAGATACCAATACCTTTTGAAGAAAGAATGAAATTATTAAAAGATATTTTTCTAACAAGAATAGTTAGAAAAAAACTAAAATACCCTTCTTATATTTCAGCTCTAAGACAACTCTCTGTATTAATAAAAGCTGGTATTTCATTGAAAGATGCATTAGAAGATATTGGTGAAAATAGTGCAGACCCTTTAATTAAAGAAGTTTTTTTAAATGCAGCAGAAGCAATTGATAGTGGTAAAAGTTTGTCTGATGTATTTGCAGAGTATGAAGAGTACTTAGGTGGGCTTTCTCTTGCAATGGTTAGACTTGGTGAAAAAACAGGTGATTTAGCTATGGCTATTGATTATTTAGCACAGATTTATGAAAATATGTATGAAAATAGAAGAAAAATGATAAAAGCTCTTAGATATCCTATTATTACATTGATTGCGATTGTAGTTGCATTTGTCTTTTTGATTTTGCTTGTTGTCCCTAAATTTAAAGCCATTTTTGAGCAATTTCATGCTCAGCTTCCTCTTCCAACAAGAATACTTCTTGGAATAGAATATGTTTTAACAAATTATGGATTATTAGTATTATCAATTTTTATAGTTATAATTCTTTTAGTTATTTATTTTTATAAAACTTCATATAAATTTAAATATCAAACAGATAAATTACTTCTTAAAACACCACTGATTGGTAAAATTATTACTTTTGCAACTCTTCATAGATTTTTGCAAACTTTATCTTCATTGATAAAATCAGGTATTCCTCTTTTAGATGCTTTAAAAATTAGTGAAGGGATTGTTTCAAATGAGGTTATAAAAGAAAAAATAAAAGAGATTATAAGAGGGATAAATCAAGGTAGAAATTTAGCTGAAATGATGAATGAAACAAAACTTTTGAACTTTATTGCACTTAGAATGATAAGTGCAGGGGAAGAATCAGGGGAGCTTGATAGTATGCTTGAAAAAGCTGCAAAATATTATGAAGATAGATTTCAAGATATTGTTGACAATATGCAAGCAGCAATTGAACCTATTATGCTTACAATAATTGGTGGTTTAGTATTGCTACTTGCACTTGGCATATTCCTTCCTATGTGGGATTTAGCAAATGCAGCAAGAAATGCAATGTAA
- the minD gene encoding septum site-determining protein MinD — MAEVITITSGKGGVGKSTTTANIATALAKQGKKVVAVDFDIGLRNLDMILGLENRIVYDVVDVMEGRCNLAQAIIKDKRVENLHFLPASQTKDKTILNKDKVEKLINDLKQNFDYILIDSPAGIESGFEHSIYLADRALIVTTPEISSVRDADRVIGIIDAKSKKASKGEEVKKHIIINRLKPELVEKGEMLSTEDVLHILALPLIGIVPDDEDIVKSTNLGEPIVLNENSLVGEAFRRIARRILGEEVEFLDLKAKKGFLSKLKGLFK, encoded by the coding sequence TTGGCGGAAGTTATAACAATAACAAGCGGAAAAGGTGGAGTTGGTAAATCTACTACAACAGCAAACATTGCAACTGCACTTGCAAAACAAGGTAAAAAAGTAGTTGCAGTTGATTTTGATATTGGACTTAGAAATCTTGATATGATTTTAGGGCTTGAAAATAGAATAGTATATGATGTTGTTGATGTTATGGAAGGTAGATGTAATTTAGCACAAGCAATTATAAAAGATAAACGAGTAGAGAATTTGCACTTTTTACCTGCAAGTCAAACAAAAGATAAGACTATTCTTAATAAAGATAAAGTAGAAAAATTAATAAATGATTTAAAACAAAATTTTGATTATATTTTAATTGACTCTCCTGCTGGAATTGAGAGTGGATTTGAACACTCAATATACCTTGCTGATCGAGCATTAATTGTAACTACTCCTGAGATTAGCTCAGTAAGAGATGCTGATAGAGTAATAGGTATTATTGATGCAAAAAGTAAAAAAGCAAGCAAAGGCGAAGAAGTTAAAAAACATATTATAATTAATAGACTAAAACCTGAACTTGTTGAAAAAGGTGAAATGCTCTCAACAGAGGATGTCCTCCATATATTAGCTCTTCCTTTAATAGGAATAGTACCAGATGATGAAGATATTGTAAAATCAACTAACCTTGGTGAGCCAATTGTATTAAATGAAAACTCTCTTGTTGGCGAAGCTTTTAGAAGAATTGCAAGAAGAATTTTAGGAGAAGAAGTTGAATTTTTAGATTTAAAAGCAAAAAAAGGATTTTTAAGTAAACTAAAAGGACTTTTTAAATGA
- a CDS encoding GspE/PulE family protein: protein MVGDRLIQLGLINQKQLEYALNEQKKFPTKKLLDILYDLNFISKENFLKFLAQELKVKFIPTLDNIHLTKIKIPTNILKQLKAVPIDIKLDKVIIAAENPLDWNLTSYFKRIYPDRELEFVLAHKEDIEKVLKLLENKEKIITLINEVKKELKGENVVGNESAVMRLIKFIIKSSIDHNASDIHIEPDEDGAIIRIRIYGTLFEKWDFDSGVYNALSSRIKLEAGMDVSEKRKPQDGSFSMDIDGNHFDFRVSSLPTVWGESIVIRILDKRNIVKSLDSIGISPQNLELLKSGLKKPNGILLVTGPTGSGKTTTLYASLHEITGIDRKVITVEDPVEYKLHGIQQVEVNPKTGLTFASALKSILRQDPDIIMIGEIRDLETLEIAIKAALTGHLVLSTLHTNDAVSAISRMIDMGAEPYMVAAGLVGVEAQRLVKKNCPHCITKYKPSDAFLEPIKHIIPPNAVFYKGRGCDRCNMTGYIGRTMVSEIFLVDEKLESMIAKNKDKTEINEYLKSKGYKNMFYDGLIKALKGETTLEEVYRVAKL from the coding sequence TTGGTAGGAGATAGATTAATACAACTTGGTTTGATAAATCAAAAACAGTTAGAATATGCTCTGAATGAACAAAAAAAATTTCCTACTAAAAAATTATTAGATATACTATATGATTTAAACTTTATTTCAAAAGAAAATTTTTTGAAGTTTTTAGCTCAAGAACTTAAAGTAAAATTTATTCCTACATTAGACAATATTCATTTAACAAAAATAAAAATACCAACTAACATACTAAAACAACTAAAAGCTGTACCAATTGATATAAAATTAGATAAAGTTATTATAGCAGCAGAAAATCCACTTGATTGGAATTTAACTTCCTATTTTAAGAGAATTTATCCAGATAGAGAGCTTGAATTTGTATTAGCACATAAAGAAGATATTGAAAAAGTATTAAAACTATTAGAAAATAAAGAAAAAATTATAACATTAATCAATGAAGTTAAAAAAGAGTTAAAAGGTGAAAATGTTGTAGGAAATGAATCTGCTGTAATGAGACTTATAAAGTTTATAATTAAATCTTCAATTGATCATAATGCAAGTGATATTCATATTGAGCCTGACGAAGATGGAGCAATTATTAGAATTAGAATTTATGGTACATTATTTGAAAAATGGGATTTTGATAGCGGAGTGTATAATGCACTTTCTTCCAGAATAAAACTTGAAGCAGGAATGGATGTAAGTGAAAAAAGAAAGCCACAAGACGGTAGTTTTTCAATGGATATTGATGGCAATCATTTTGATTTTAGGGTATCTTCTTTGCCAACTGTATGGGGAGAAAGTATTGTAATTAGAATTCTTGATAAAAGAAATATAGTAAAAAGCCTTGATAGTATTGGGATTTCTCCTCAAAATCTTGAACTTTTAAAATCTGGTCTTAAAAAACCAAACGGAATATTATTAGTTACAGGTCCAACAGGTAGTGGTAAAACAACAACACTCTATGCATCTTTACATGAAATTACAGGAATAGATAGAAAAGTTATTACTGTGGAAGACCCAGTTGAGTATAAGCTTCATGGAATTCAACAAGTTGAAGTCAATCCAAAAACTGGGCTTACCTTTGCAAGTGCATTAAAAAGTATTTTAAGACAAGACCCAGATATTATAATGATAGGAGAAATTAGAGACTTAGAAACACTTGAAATTGCTATAAAAGCTGCACTTACAGGCCATCTTGTATTATCTACTTTACATACAAATGATGCTGTTAGTGCAATTAGTAGAATGATTGATATGGGAGCTGAGCCGTATATGGTAGCTGCTGGTTTAGTAGGGGTTGAAGCTCAAAGACTTGTAAAGAAAAATTGTCCACATTGTATTACAAAATATAAACCAAGCGATGCATTTTTAGAACCAATTAAGCATATAATTCCTCCTAATGCAGTTTTTTATAAAGGAAGAGGCTGTGATAGATGTAATATGACAGGATATATTGGCAGAACAATGGTTAGTGAGATATTTTTAGTAGATGAAAAGTTAGAGAGTATGATTGCAAAAAATAAAGATAAAACTGAAATTAATGAATATCTTAAATCAAAAGGTTATAAAAATATGTTTTATGATGGTTTAATTAAAGCATTAAAGGGTGAAACTACATTAGAAGAAGTATATAGGGTGGCAAAACTATGA